A section of the Neofelis nebulosa isolate mNeoNeb1 chromosome 12, mNeoNeb1.pri, whole genome shotgun sequence genome encodes:
- the SLC34A3 gene encoding sodium-dependent phosphate transport protein 2C isoform X4 yields the protein MPNSLTGGQVPPPLTLDTVGLVDRSLGNAGTSGSAPVLEEGKMDPWALPQLKDTGQSWKELSVAGRVLRVATGFLKACGLLGSLYLFICSLDILSSAFQLLSSKVTGDIFKENVVLSNPVAGLVIGVLVTVLVQSSSTSSSIVVSMVASKLLTVQACVPIIMGVNVGTSITSTLVSMAQSGDRDEFRRAFGGSAVHGIFNWLTVLILLPLESAIALLERLSALTLGATSLQPGGHAPDILKVLTQPLTHLIVQLDTDAIASSATGNATNSSLIKQWCGTREVMTSGNSSDCGAAASGPCPERNGTAAVELLPCHHLFVGTTLTDLAVGFILLAASLLLLCTCLVLIVKLLNSVLRGRIAQAVRKVINADFPFPFSWLSGYLAILVGAGLTFVLQSSSVFTAAVVPLMGVGVISLERAYPLFLGSNIGTTTTALLAALASPADMLLSALQVALIHFFFNLAGILLWYVVPVLRLPIPLAKRFGDVTAKYRWVAIAYLLLSFLLLPLAAFGLSLAGSTVLAAVGGPLVGLVLLVILVNVLQRHRPAWLPRRLRSWAWLPLWLHSLEPWDRLVGRCCPCRVCSPPPAAAKEAHCYENPEVLASQQL from the exons ATGCCGAATTCCCTCACGGGTggccaggtcccccccccccttactctGGACACAGTTGGCCTGGTGGACCGGAGCCTGGGAAATGCAG GGACCTCCGGTTCTGCCCCAGTcttggaagaggggaaaatggaccCCTGGGCCCTCCCTCAGCTGAAGGACACTGGCCAGTCCTGGAAAG AGCTCAGCGTGGCCGGCAGGGTGCTCCGGGTGGCCACTGGCTTCCTCAAGGCCTGTGGACTCCTGGGCAGCCTCTACCTCTTCATCTGCTCCCTGGACATCCTCAGCTCCGCCTTCCAGCTGCTGAGCA GCAAGGTGACTGGAGACATCTTTAAGGAAAACGTGGTGCTGTCCAACCCTGTGGCTGGACTGGTCATCGGCGTGCTGGTCACAGTTCTCGTCCAGAGCTCCAGCACGTCTTCCTCCATTGTGGTCAGCATGGTGGCCTCCAAAT TGCTGACCGTCCAGGCGTGCGTGCCCATCATCATGGGCGTCAACGTGGGCACGTCCATCACCAGCACCCTGGTCTCAATGGCACAGTCAGGGGACCGAGATGAGTTTCGGAG GGCCTTTGGCGGCTCAGCTGTTCACGGCATCTTCAACTGGCTCACGGTGCTGATCTTGCTGCCACTGGAGAGCGCCATAGCCCTGCTGGAGAGGCTCAGCGCCCTGACTCTGGGCGCCACCAGCCTGCAGCCTGGGGGGCATGCGCCCGACATCCTCAAGGTGCTAACGCAGCCTCTCACACACCTCATTGTGCAG CTGGACACTGATGCGATTGCAAGCAGTGCCACGGGCAACGCCACCAACAGCAGCCTCATTAAGCAATGGTGCGGCACCAGGGAGGTGATG ACCTCGGGGAACAGCAGCGACTGTGGAGCGGCGGCCTCCGGCCCCTGCCCTGAGAGGAACGGAACGGCTGCGGTGGAGCTGCTGCCCT gcCACCACCTGTTCGTGGGGACCACGCTCACGGACCTGGCCGTGGGCTTCATCCTGCTGGCcgcctccctgctcctgctctgcaCCTGCCTCGTCCTCATCGTCAAACTGCTTAACTCTGTGCTGCGCGGCCGCATCGCCCAGGCCGTGAGGAAGGTCATCAATGCTG acttccccttccccttcagcTGGCTCAGCGGCTACCTGGCCATCCTGGTGGGCGCCGGCCTGACCTTCGTGCTCCAGAGCAGCAGTGTCTTCACGGCGGCCGTTGTGCCGCTCATGG GGGTCGGGGTGATCAGCCTGGAGCGCGCATACCCCCTCTTCCTGGGCTCCAACATCGGCACGACCACCACAGCCCTGCTGGCCGCCCTGGCCAGTCCCGCGGACATGCTGCTCAGCGCCCTCCAG GTTGCCCTCATCCACTTCTTTTTCAATCTGGCTGGCATCCTGCTGTGGTACGTGGTGCCTGTCCTGCGGCTGCCCATCCCGCTGGCCAAACGCTTCGGGGACGTGACCGCCAAATACCGCTGGGTGGCCATCGCCTATCTGCTGCTCAGCTTCCTGCTGCTGCCGCTGGCCGCCTTCGGGCTCTCCCTGGCAGGGAGCACAGTGCTGGCTGCAGTCGGAGGACCCCTGGTGGGGCTGGTACTCCTCGTCATCCTGGTCAATGTCCTGCAGCGGCACCGGCCAGCCTGGCTGCCACGCCGTCTGCGGTCCTGGGCCTGGCTGCCGCTCTGGCTCCATTCTCTGGAGCCCTGGGACCGCCTGGTGGGCCGCTGCTGCCCCTGCAGGGTCTGCAGCCCCCCTCCGGCCGCTGCCAAGGAGGCCCACTGCTACGAGAACCCTGAGGTCCTGGCCTCCCAGCAGCTGTGA
- the SLC34A3 gene encoding sodium-dependent phosphate transport protein 2C isoform X3, producing the protein MGLSTQQVMCAPSRSLTGSCSRSVFPPRRCPLTTLTADPGLGLVYPCQKSMPNSLTGGQVPPPLTLDTVGLVDRSLGNAGTSGSAPVLEEGKMDPWALPQLKDTGQSWKELSVAGRVLRVATGFLKACGLLGSLYLFICSLDILSSAFQLLSSKVTGDIFKENVVLSNPVAGLVIGVLVTVLVQSSSTSSSIVVSMVASKLLTVQACVPIIMGVNVGTSITSTLVSMAQSGDRDEFRRAFGGSAVHGIFNWLTVLILLPLESAIALLERLSALTLGATSLQPGGHAPDILKVLTQPLTHLIVQLDTDAIASSATGNATNSSLIKQWCGTRETSGNSSDCGAAASGPCPERNGTAAVELLPCHHLFVGTTLTDLAVGFILLAASLLLLCTCLVLIVKLLNSVLRGRIAQAVRKVINADFPFPFSWLSGYLAILVGAGLTFVLQSSSVFTAAVVPLMGVGVISLERAYPLFLGSNIGTTTTALLAALASPADMLLSALQVALIHFFFNLAGILLWYVVPVLRLPIPLAKRFGDVTAKYRWVAIAYLLLSFLLLPLAAFGLSLAGSTVLAAVGGPLVGLVLLVILVNVLQRHRPAWLPRRLRSWAWLPLWLHSLEPWDRLVGRCCPCRVCSPPPAAAKEAHCYENPEVLASQQL; encoded by the exons ATGGGGCTCAGTACACAGCAGGTCATGTGTGCGCCCAGCAGATCTTTGACCGGCAGCTGCTCCCGCTCTGTGTTTCCTCCCCGCAGGTGCCCCCTCACTACCCTCACAG CAGATCCAGGCCTGGGCCTGGTCTATCCCTGCCAGAAATCCATGCCGAATTCCCTCACGGGTggccaggtcccccccccccttactctGGACACAGTTGGCCTGGTGGACCGGAGCCTGGGAAATGCAG GGACCTCCGGTTCTGCCCCAGTcttggaagaggggaaaatggaccCCTGGGCCCTCCCTCAGCTGAAGGACACTGGCCAGTCCTGGAAAG AGCTCAGCGTGGCCGGCAGGGTGCTCCGGGTGGCCACTGGCTTCCTCAAGGCCTGTGGACTCCTGGGCAGCCTCTACCTCTTCATCTGCTCCCTGGACATCCTCAGCTCCGCCTTCCAGCTGCTGAGCA GCAAGGTGACTGGAGACATCTTTAAGGAAAACGTGGTGCTGTCCAACCCTGTGGCTGGACTGGTCATCGGCGTGCTGGTCACAGTTCTCGTCCAGAGCTCCAGCACGTCTTCCTCCATTGTGGTCAGCATGGTGGCCTCCAAAT TGCTGACCGTCCAGGCGTGCGTGCCCATCATCATGGGCGTCAACGTGGGCACGTCCATCACCAGCACCCTGGTCTCAATGGCACAGTCAGGGGACCGAGATGAGTTTCGGAG GGCCTTTGGCGGCTCAGCTGTTCACGGCATCTTCAACTGGCTCACGGTGCTGATCTTGCTGCCACTGGAGAGCGCCATAGCCCTGCTGGAGAGGCTCAGCGCCCTGACTCTGGGCGCCACCAGCCTGCAGCCTGGGGGGCATGCGCCCGACATCCTCAAGGTGCTAACGCAGCCTCTCACACACCTCATTGTGCAG CTGGACACTGATGCGATTGCAAGCAGTGCCACGGGCAACGCCACCAACAGCAGCCTCATTAAGCAATGGTGCGGCACCAGGGAG ACCTCGGGGAACAGCAGCGACTGTGGAGCGGCGGCCTCCGGCCCCTGCCCTGAGAGGAACGGAACGGCTGCGGTGGAGCTGCTGCCCT gcCACCACCTGTTCGTGGGGACCACGCTCACGGACCTGGCCGTGGGCTTCATCCTGCTGGCcgcctccctgctcctgctctgcaCCTGCCTCGTCCTCATCGTCAAACTGCTTAACTCTGTGCTGCGCGGCCGCATCGCCCAGGCCGTGAGGAAGGTCATCAATGCTG acttccccttccccttcagcTGGCTCAGCGGCTACCTGGCCATCCTGGTGGGCGCCGGCCTGACCTTCGTGCTCCAGAGCAGCAGTGTCTTCACGGCGGCCGTTGTGCCGCTCATGG GGGTCGGGGTGATCAGCCTGGAGCGCGCATACCCCCTCTTCCTGGGCTCCAACATCGGCACGACCACCACAGCCCTGCTGGCCGCCCTGGCCAGTCCCGCGGACATGCTGCTCAGCGCCCTCCAG GTTGCCCTCATCCACTTCTTTTTCAATCTGGCTGGCATCCTGCTGTGGTACGTGGTGCCTGTCCTGCGGCTGCCCATCCCGCTGGCCAAACGCTTCGGGGACGTGACCGCCAAATACCGCTGGGTGGCCATCGCCTATCTGCTGCTCAGCTTCCTGCTGCTGCCGCTGGCCGCCTTCGGGCTCTCCCTGGCAGGGAGCACAGTGCTGGCTGCAGTCGGAGGACCCCTGGTGGGGCTGGTACTCCTCGTCATCCTGGTCAATGTCCTGCAGCGGCACCGGCCAGCCTGGCTGCCACGCCGTCTGCGGTCCTGGGCCTGGCTGCCGCTCTGGCTCCATTCTCTGGAGCCCTGGGACCGCCTGGTGGGCCGCTGCTGCCCCTGCAGGGTCTGCAGCCCCCCTCCGGCCGCTGCCAAGGAGGCCCACTGCTACGAGAACCCTGAGGTCCTGGCCTCCCAGCAGCTGTGA
- the RNF224 gene encoding RING finger protein 224: MLQPESSRVSEEGTATGSRRGDCIICYSAYDLAGHLPRRLYCGHTFCQACVRRLDTVAHEQRWVPCPQCRQSTPTPRGGVAMLDLDLAAFLAVRAEREPPRMEPQRPAPPKGSTAVTQQPARLLPTLGTQPHFPQPRHCCSCGLCWDTLDSPQV; the protein is encoded by the coding sequence ATGCTGCAGCCAGAGAGCTCCCGGGTCTCCGAGGAGGGGACTGCCACTGGGTCCCGGCGCGGTGACTGCATCATCTGCTACTCAGCCTACGACCTGGCCGGGCACCTGCCGCGCCGCCTCTACTGCGGCCACACCTTCTGCCAGGCGTGCGTGCGGCGGCTGGACACGGTGGCCCACGAGCAGCGCTGGGTCCCCTGCCCGCAGTGCCGCCAGAGCACACCCACGCCCCGTGGAGGGGTGGCCATGCTGGACCTCGACCTGGCCGCCTTCCTGGCTGTCAGGGCTGAGCGGGAGCCGCCTCGCATGGAGCCCCAGCGTCCCGCGCCCCCCAAAGGCAGCACCGCTGTCACTCAGCAGCCAGCCAggctcctccccaccctgggcACCCAGCCCCACTTCCCCCAGCCCAGACACTGCTGCAGTTGTGGCCTCTGCTGGGACACCCTGGACAGTCCCCAGGTCTGA
- the SLC34A3 gene encoding sodium-dependent phosphate transport protein 2C isoform X1 yields the protein MGLSTQQVMCAPSRSLTGSCSRSVFPPRRCPLTTLTADPGLGLVYPCQKSMPNSLTGGQVPPPLTLDTVGLVDRSLGNAGTSGSAPVLEEGKMDPWALPQLKDTGQSWKELSVAGRVLRVATGFLKACGLLGSLYLFICSLDILSSAFQLLSSKVTGDIFKENVVLSNPVAGLVIGVLVTVLVQSSSTSSSIVVSMVASKLLTVQACVPIIMGVNVGTSITSTLVSMAQSGDRDEFRRAFGGSAVHGIFNWLTVLILLPLESAIALLERLSALTLGATSLQPGGHAPDILKVLTQPLTHLIVQLDTDAIASSATGNATNSSLIKQWCGTREVMTSGNSSDCGAAASGPCPERNGTAAVELLPCHHLFVGTTLTDLAVGFILLAASLLLLCTCLVLIVKLLNSVLRGRIAQAVRKVINADFPFPFSWLSGYLAILVGAGLTFVLQSSSVFTAAVVPLMGVGVISLERAYPLFLGSNIGTTTTALLAALASPADMLLSALQVALIHFFFNLAGILLWYVVPVLRLPIPLAKRFGDVTAKYRWVAIAYLLLSFLLLPLAAFGLSLAGSTVLAAVGGPLVGLVLLVILVNVLQRHRPAWLPRRLRSWAWLPLWLHSLEPWDRLVGRCCPCRVCSPPPAAAKEAHCYENPEVLASQQL from the exons ATGGGGCTCAGTACACAGCAGGTCATGTGTGCGCCCAGCAGATCTTTGACCGGCAGCTGCTCCCGCTCTGTGTTTCCTCCCCGCAGGTGCCCCCTCACTACCCTCACAG CAGATCCAGGCCTGGGCCTGGTCTATCCCTGCCAGAAATCCATGCCGAATTCCCTCACGGGTggccaggtcccccccccccttactctGGACACAGTTGGCCTGGTGGACCGGAGCCTGGGAAATGCAG GGACCTCCGGTTCTGCCCCAGTcttggaagaggggaaaatggaccCCTGGGCCCTCCCTCAGCTGAAGGACACTGGCCAGTCCTGGAAAG AGCTCAGCGTGGCCGGCAGGGTGCTCCGGGTGGCCACTGGCTTCCTCAAGGCCTGTGGACTCCTGGGCAGCCTCTACCTCTTCATCTGCTCCCTGGACATCCTCAGCTCCGCCTTCCAGCTGCTGAGCA GCAAGGTGACTGGAGACATCTTTAAGGAAAACGTGGTGCTGTCCAACCCTGTGGCTGGACTGGTCATCGGCGTGCTGGTCACAGTTCTCGTCCAGAGCTCCAGCACGTCTTCCTCCATTGTGGTCAGCATGGTGGCCTCCAAAT TGCTGACCGTCCAGGCGTGCGTGCCCATCATCATGGGCGTCAACGTGGGCACGTCCATCACCAGCACCCTGGTCTCAATGGCACAGTCAGGGGACCGAGATGAGTTTCGGAG GGCCTTTGGCGGCTCAGCTGTTCACGGCATCTTCAACTGGCTCACGGTGCTGATCTTGCTGCCACTGGAGAGCGCCATAGCCCTGCTGGAGAGGCTCAGCGCCCTGACTCTGGGCGCCACCAGCCTGCAGCCTGGGGGGCATGCGCCCGACATCCTCAAGGTGCTAACGCAGCCTCTCACACACCTCATTGTGCAG CTGGACACTGATGCGATTGCAAGCAGTGCCACGGGCAACGCCACCAACAGCAGCCTCATTAAGCAATGGTGCGGCACCAGGGAGGTGATG ACCTCGGGGAACAGCAGCGACTGTGGAGCGGCGGCCTCCGGCCCCTGCCCTGAGAGGAACGGAACGGCTGCGGTGGAGCTGCTGCCCT gcCACCACCTGTTCGTGGGGACCACGCTCACGGACCTGGCCGTGGGCTTCATCCTGCTGGCcgcctccctgctcctgctctgcaCCTGCCTCGTCCTCATCGTCAAACTGCTTAACTCTGTGCTGCGCGGCCGCATCGCCCAGGCCGTGAGGAAGGTCATCAATGCTG acttccccttccccttcagcTGGCTCAGCGGCTACCTGGCCATCCTGGTGGGCGCCGGCCTGACCTTCGTGCTCCAGAGCAGCAGTGTCTTCACGGCGGCCGTTGTGCCGCTCATGG GGGTCGGGGTGATCAGCCTGGAGCGCGCATACCCCCTCTTCCTGGGCTCCAACATCGGCACGACCACCACAGCCCTGCTGGCCGCCCTGGCCAGTCCCGCGGACATGCTGCTCAGCGCCCTCCAG GTTGCCCTCATCCACTTCTTTTTCAATCTGGCTGGCATCCTGCTGTGGTACGTGGTGCCTGTCCTGCGGCTGCCCATCCCGCTGGCCAAACGCTTCGGGGACGTGACCGCCAAATACCGCTGGGTGGCCATCGCCTATCTGCTGCTCAGCTTCCTGCTGCTGCCGCTGGCCGCCTTCGGGCTCTCCCTGGCAGGGAGCACAGTGCTGGCTGCAGTCGGAGGACCCCTGGTGGGGCTGGTACTCCTCGTCATCCTGGTCAATGTCCTGCAGCGGCACCGGCCAGCCTGGCTGCCACGCCGTCTGCGGTCCTGGGCCTGGCTGCCGCTCTGGCTCCATTCTCTGGAGCCCTGGGACCGCCTGGTGGGCCGCTGCTGCCCCTGCAGGGTCTGCAGCCCCCCTCCGGCCGCTGCCAAGGAGGCCCACTGCTACGAGAACCCTGAGGTCCTGGCCTCCCAGCAGCTGTGA
- the SLC34A3 gene encoding sodium-dependent phosphate transport protein 2C isoform X2 — MGLSTQQVMCAPSRSLTGSCSRSVFPPRRCPLTTLTDPGLGLVYPCQKSMPNSLTGGQVPPPLTLDTVGLVDRSLGNAGTSGSAPVLEEGKMDPWALPQLKDTGQSWKELSVAGRVLRVATGFLKACGLLGSLYLFICSLDILSSAFQLLSSKVTGDIFKENVVLSNPVAGLVIGVLVTVLVQSSSTSSSIVVSMVASKLLTVQACVPIIMGVNVGTSITSTLVSMAQSGDRDEFRRAFGGSAVHGIFNWLTVLILLPLESAIALLERLSALTLGATSLQPGGHAPDILKVLTQPLTHLIVQLDTDAIASSATGNATNSSLIKQWCGTREVMTSGNSSDCGAAASGPCPERNGTAAVELLPCHHLFVGTTLTDLAVGFILLAASLLLLCTCLVLIVKLLNSVLRGRIAQAVRKVINADFPFPFSWLSGYLAILVGAGLTFVLQSSSVFTAAVVPLMGVGVISLERAYPLFLGSNIGTTTTALLAALASPADMLLSALQVALIHFFFNLAGILLWYVVPVLRLPIPLAKRFGDVTAKYRWVAIAYLLLSFLLLPLAAFGLSLAGSTVLAAVGGPLVGLVLLVILVNVLQRHRPAWLPRRLRSWAWLPLWLHSLEPWDRLVGRCCPCRVCSPPPAAAKEAHCYENPEVLASQQL, encoded by the exons ATGGGGCTCAGTACACAGCAGGTCATGTGTGCGCCCAGCAGATCTTTGACCGGCAGCTGCTCCCGCTCTGTGTTTCCTCCCCGCAGGTGCCCCCTCACTACCCTCACAG ATCCAGGCCTGGGCCTGGTCTATCCCTGCCAGAAATCCATGCCGAATTCCCTCACGGGTggccaggtcccccccccccttactctGGACACAGTTGGCCTGGTGGACCGGAGCCTGGGAAATGCAG GGACCTCCGGTTCTGCCCCAGTcttggaagaggggaaaatggaccCCTGGGCCCTCCCTCAGCTGAAGGACACTGGCCAGTCCTGGAAAG AGCTCAGCGTGGCCGGCAGGGTGCTCCGGGTGGCCACTGGCTTCCTCAAGGCCTGTGGACTCCTGGGCAGCCTCTACCTCTTCATCTGCTCCCTGGACATCCTCAGCTCCGCCTTCCAGCTGCTGAGCA GCAAGGTGACTGGAGACATCTTTAAGGAAAACGTGGTGCTGTCCAACCCTGTGGCTGGACTGGTCATCGGCGTGCTGGTCACAGTTCTCGTCCAGAGCTCCAGCACGTCTTCCTCCATTGTGGTCAGCATGGTGGCCTCCAAAT TGCTGACCGTCCAGGCGTGCGTGCCCATCATCATGGGCGTCAACGTGGGCACGTCCATCACCAGCACCCTGGTCTCAATGGCACAGTCAGGGGACCGAGATGAGTTTCGGAG GGCCTTTGGCGGCTCAGCTGTTCACGGCATCTTCAACTGGCTCACGGTGCTGATCTTGCTGCCACTGGAGAGCGCCATAGCCCTGCTGGAGAGGCTCAGCGCCCTGACTCTGGGCGCCACCAGCCTGCAGCCTGGGGGGCATGCGCCCGACATCCTCAAGGTGCTAACGCAGCCTCTCACACACCTCATTGTGCAG CTGGACACTGATGCGATTGCAAGCAGTGCCACGGGCAACGCCACCAACAGCAGCCTCATTAAGCAATGGTGCGGCACCAGGGAGGTGATG ACCTCGGGGAACAGCAGCGACTGTGGAGCGGCGGCCTCCGGCCCCTGCCCTGAGAGGAACGGAACGGCTGCGGTGGAGCTGCTGCCCT gcCACCACCTGTTCGTGGGGACCACGCTCACGGACCTGGCCGTGGGCTTCATCCTGCTGGCcgcctccctgctcctgctctgcaCCTGCCTCGTCCTCATCGTCAAACTGCTTAACTCTGTGCTGCGCGGCCGCATCGCCCAGGCCGTGAGGAAGGTCATCAATGCTG acttccccttccccttcagcTGGCTCAGCGGCTACCTGGCCATCCTGGTGGGCGCCGGCCTGACCTTCGTGCTCCAGAGCAGCAGTGTCTTCACGGCGGCCGTTGTGCCGCTCATGG GGGTCGGGGTGATCAGCCTGGAGCGCGCATACCCCCTCTTCCTGGGCTCCAACATCGGCACGACCACCACAGCCCTGCTGGCCGCCCTGGCCAGTCCCGCGGACATGCTGCTCAGCGCCCTCCAG GTTGCCCTCATCCACTTCTTTTTCAATCTGGCTGGCATCCTGCTGTGGTACGTGGTGCCTGTCCTGCGGCTGCCCATCCCGCTGGCCAAACGCTTCGGGGACGTGACCGCCAAATACCGCTGGGTGGCCATCGCCTATCTGCTGCTCAGCTTCCTGCTGCTGCCGCTGGCCGCCTTCGGGCTCTCCCTGGCAGGGAGCACAGTGCTGGCTGCAGTCGGAGGACCCCTGGTGGGGCTGGTACTCCTCGTCATCCTGGTCAATGTCCTGCAGCGGCACCGGCCAGCCTGGCTGCCACGCCGTCTGCGGTCCTGGGCCTGGCTGCCGCTCTGGCTCCATTCTCTGGAGCCCTGGGACCGCCTGGTGGGCCGCTGCTGCCCCTGCAGGGTCTGCAGCCCCCCTCCGGCCGCTGCCAAGGAGGCCCACTGCTACGAGAACCCTGAGGTCCTGGCCTCCCAGCAGCTGTGA
- the SLC34A3 gene encoding sodium-dependent phosphate transport protein 2C isoform X5, producing the protein MGLSTQQVMCAPSRSLTGSCSRSVFPPRRCPLTTLTADPGLGLVYPCQKSMPNSLTGGQVPPPLTLDTVGLVDRSLGNAGTSGSAPVLEEGKMDPWALPQLKDTGQSWKELSVAGRVLRVATGFLKACGLLGSLYLFICSLDILSSAFQLLSSKVTGDIFKENVVLSNPVAGLVIGVLVTVLVQSSSTSSSIVVSMVASKLLTVQACVPIIMGVNVGTSITSTLVSMAQSGDRDEFRRAFGGSAVHGIFNWLTVLILLPLESAIALLERLSALTLGATSLQPGGHAPDILKVLTQPLTHLIVQLDTDAIASSATGNATNSSLIKQWCGTREVMTSGNSSDCGAAASGPCPERNGTAAVELLPCHHLFVGTTLTDLAVGFILLAASLLLLCTCLVLIVKLLNSVLRGRIAQAVRKVINADFPFPFSWLSGYLAILVGAGLTFVLQSSSVFTAAVVPLMGCPHPLLFQSGWHPAVVRGACPAAAHPAGQTLRGRDRQIPLGGHRLSAAQLPAAAAGRLRALPGREHSAGCSRRTPGGAGTPRHPGQCPAAAPASLAATPSAVLGLAAALAPFSGALGPPGGPLLPLQGLQPPSGRCQGGPLLREP; encoded by the exons ATGGGGCTCAGTACACAGCAGGTCATGTGTGCGCCCAGCAGATCTTTGACCGGCAGCTGCTCCCGCTCTGTGTTTCCTCCCCGCAGGTGCCCCCTCACTACCCTCACAG CAGATCCAGGCCTGGGCCTGGTCTATCCCTGCCAGAAATCCATGCCGAATTCCCTCACGGGTggccaggtcccccccccccttactctGGACACAGTTGGCCTGGTGGACCGGAGCCTGGGAAATGCAG GGACCTCCGGTTCTGCCCCAGTcttggaagaggggaaaatggaccCCTGGGCCCTCCCTCAGCTGAAGGACACTGGCCAGTCCTGGAAAG AGCTCAGCGTGGCCGGCAGGGTGCTCCGGGTGGCCACTGGCTTCCTCAAGGCCTGTGGACTCCTGGGCAGCCTCTACCTCTTCATCTGCTCCCTGGACATCCTCAGCTCCGCCTTCCAGCTGCTGAGCA GCAAGGTGACTGGAGACATCTTTAAGGAAAACGTGGTGCTGTCCAACCCTGTGGCTGGACTGGTCATCGGCGTGCTGGTCACAGTTCTCGTCCAGAGCTCCAGCACGTCTTCCTCCATTGTGGTCAGCATGGTGGCCTCCAAAT TGCTGACCGTCCAGGCGTGCGTGCCCATCATCATGGGCGTCAACGTGGGCACGTCCATCACCAGCACCCTGGTCTCAATGGCACAGTCAGGGGACCGAGATGAGTTTCGGAG GGCCTTTGGCGGCTCAGCTGTTCACGGCATCTTCAACTGGCTCACGGTGCTGATCTTGCTGCCACTGGAGAGCGCCATAGCCCTGCTGGAGAGGCTCAGCGCCCTGACTCTGGGCGCCACCAGCCTGCAGCCTGGGGGGCATGCGCCCGACATCCTCAAGGTGCTAACGCAGCCTCTCACACACCTCATTGTGCAG CTGGACACTGATGCGATTGCAAGCAGTGCCACGGGCAACGCCACCAACAGCAGCCTCATTAAGCAATGGTGCGGCACCAGGGAGGTGATG ACCTCGGGGAACAGCAGCGACTGTGGAGCGGCGGCCTCCGGCCCCTGCCCTGAGAGGAACGGAACGGCTGCGGTGGAGCTGCTGCCCT gcCACCACCTGTTCGTGGGGACCACGCTCACGGACCTGGCCGTGGGCTTCATCCTGCTGGCcgcctccctgctcctgctctgcaCCTGCCTCGTCCTCATCGTCAAACTGCTTAACTCTGTGCTGCGCGGCCGCATCGCCCAGGCCGTGAGGAAGGTCATCAATGCTG acttccccttccccttcagcTGGCTCAGCGGCTACCTGGCCATCCTGGTGGGCGCCGGCCTGACCTTCGTGCTCCAGAGCAGCAGTGTCTTCACGGCGGCCGTTGTGCCGCTCATGG GTTGCCCTCATCCACTTCTTTTTCAATCTGGCTGGCATCCTGCTGTGGTACGTGGTGCCTGTCCTGCGGCTGCCCATCCCGCTGGCCAAACGCTTCGGGGACGTGACCGCCAAATACCGCTGGGTGGCCATCGCCTATCTGCTGCTCAGCTTCCTGCTGCTGCCGCTGGCCGCCTTCGGGCTCTCCCTGGCAGGGAGCACAGTGCTGGCTGCAGTCGGAGGACCCCTGGTGGGGCTGGTACTCCTCGTCATCCTGGTCAATGTCCTGCAGCGGCACCGGCCAGCCTGGCTGCCACGCCGTCTGCGGTCCTGGGCCTGGCTGCCGCTCTGGCTCCATTCTCTGGAGCCCTGGGACCGCCTGGTGGGCCGCTGCTGCCCCTGCAGGGTCTGCAGCCCCCCTCCGGCCGCTGCCAAGGAGGCCCACTGCTACGAGAACCCTGA
- the CYSRT1 gene encoding cysteine-rich tail protein 1 has protein sequence MSYKQHLRMKPLSSPIVRHWDLAHRTRGDTAAVSTAGWAMDPHEMVVKNPYAHVSIPRAHLRPDLGQRLETAPPSWGSQPLPVGSCTSEPTGLLQPSEEAPGSKGAKGTTRVQGQQSWQQPCNPYSGGQRPAGLTYAGLPPIGRGDDIAHHCCCCPCCSCCHCPRFCRCHSCCCVIS, from the exons ATGAGCTACAAACAACACTTGCGAATGAAGCCCCTGTCGTCGCCAATTGTAAG GCACTGGGACCTGGCCCACAGGACGAGAGGGGACACCGCTGCCGTCAGCACTGCAG GCTGGGCCATGGACCCACATGAGATGGTCGTCAAGAACCCGTATGCTCATGTCAGCATCCCTCGGGCTCACCTGCGGCCTGATCTGGGGCAGCGGCTGGAGACGGCTCCTCCTTCCTGGGGGTCCCAGCCTCTGCCTGTGGGATCCTGCACCTCGGAGCCCACTGGGCTCCTGCAGCCCTCCGAGGAGGCTCCAGGGAGCAAGGGGGCCAAGGGGACCACCCGGGTCCAGGGCCAGCAGAGCTGGCAGCAGCCCTGCAACCCCTACAGTGGTGGGCAGCGCCCGGCAGGACTGACCTACGCTGGCCTGCCACCCATCGGGCGCGGGGATGACATCGCCCACCACTGCTGCTGCTGTCCCTGCTGTTCCTGCTGCCACTGCCCTCGCTTCTGCCGCTGCCACAGCTGCTGCTGCGTCATCTCCTAG